In one Echinicola marina genomic region, the following are encoded:
- a CDS encoding DUF4625 domain-containing protein has product MKYINRNGIFSTCLFSIFVFLVTSCQFNEDEQDLILPEIDNSFSGAFPSQCAVIKRGETFVFRAVFKDNVELGSYSLDVHHNFDHHSHSTEVNDCNMDPVKTANNPYLLIESFPIPEGLQSYEAVMEITVPEDVDPGDYHFMIKVTDKEGWQTLKGISIKLD; this is encoded by the coding sequence ATGAAGTACATTAATCGTAATGGCATTTTTAGTACTTGCTTGTTTTCCATTTTTGTATTCTTGGTAACCAGTTGCCAATTCAATGAAGATGAGCAAGACTTGATTTTACCTGAGATAGATAATAGTTTTTCAGGGGCCTTTCCAAGCCAATGTGCAGTGATCAAAAGGGGAGAAACATTTGTTTTTAGAGCTGTATTCAAGGATAATGTGGAATTAGGTAGTTACAGTCTGGATGTGCACCACAATTTTGACCATCATTCCCATAGCACTGAAGTGAATGACTGCAATATGGATCCGGTAAAGACGGCAAATAATCCCTATTTATTAATTGAAAGTTTTCCTATTCCTGAAGGCTTACAAAGCTATGAGGCAGTCATGGAAATTACCGTTCCAGAAGATGTCGATCCAGGAGATTATCATTTTATGATCAAAGTTACCGATAAGGAGGGTTGGCAAACCTTGAAGGGAATTAGTATAAAGCTGGATTGA
- a CDS encoding DUF4625 domain-containing protein: MMKQKYVCILLTLCFGWAISSCSEDDVQPDLVDPQITNMEIGYDNQKEGIVGEDFHFNADIVAGEKIETLTVQIQQKQDQSYTEEWEYFVEWNEYNGLKNTNVHKHFTIPENAPIGVYDFIFTVVDTNGVQIEIKEEFYIIS, encoded by the coding sequence ATGATGAAACAAAAGTATGTATGCATCCTATTGACTTTATGCTTTGGCTGGGCAATATCGTCCTGCTCTGAAGATGATGTACAGCCAGATTTAGTCGATCCCCAGATTACCAATATGGAGATTGGTTATGATAATCAGAAAGAAGGAATAGTAGGGGAGGATTTTCATTTCAATGCAGATATCGTGGCCGGGGAAAAAATCGAGACCCTAACCGTTCAAATCCAACAAAAACAGGATCAGTCATACACTGAAGAATGGGAATATTTTGTGGAATGGAATGAATATAATGGATTGAAGAACACTAATGTACATAAACATTTTACCATTCCTGAAAATGCTCCAATAGGTGTCTATGATTTTATCTTTACTGTGGTAGATACCAATGGAGTCCAAATAGAAATTAAGGAAGAGTTTTACATTATCAGCTAA
- a CDS encoding LytR/AlgR family response regulator transcription factor codes for MIRAIAIDDEPLGLEILETYCKEIDFIQLEKTFTQLKEAQWYLQNYPVDLIFLDIHMPSMSGIEFYKQLDQETMVIFTTAHSQYALEGFNLSALDYLLKPYPFDRFHNAVNKAHDYYRFMYKQGDVKEELYLRADYSLVKIALSDILYIEGLADYLKIHLVTGKPIITRMTMKGIMDELPASFLRVHRSYIVPKKRIESIRNKVIYLGGLEIPIGATYKQAVEEAMGK; via the coding sequence ATGATCAGAGCCATTGCCATAGATGACGAACCCCTAGGTTTGGAAATACTTGAGACCTATTGTAAAGAAATAGATTTCATACAATTGGAAAAGACTTTTACCCAATTGAAGGAAGCCCAATGGTATCTTCAGAATTACCCTGTTGACCTTATTTTTCTGGATATCCATATGCCTAGCATGTCCGGCATTGAGTTTTATAAGCAGCTGGACCAAGAAACAATGGTCATCTTCACCACTGCCCACAGCCAATATGCCCTAGAGGGGTTTAATTTAAGTGCCTTGGATTACTTATTGAAGCCCTACCCTTTTGACCGTTTTCATAATGCCGTTAATAAAGCCCATGATTATTATCGATTTATGTACAAACAGGGAGATGTCAAAGAGGAACTGTACCTAAGGGCAGATTACAGTTTGGTAAAAATAGCCTTATCGGATATTTTATATATTGAAGGCTTGGCAGATTACTTAAAGATTCACTTAGTTACAGGAAAACCTATTATCACCAGGATGACCATGAAAGGAATTATGGATGAATTGCCAGCCAGTTTTTTACGCGTACACCGCTCTTATATTGTACCCAAAAAGCGAATTGAGAGTATTAGAAACAAAGTTATCTACCTTGGAGGTTTAGAAATTCCAATTGGAGCTACCTATAAGCAAGCTGTCGAAGAAGCTATGGGGAAATAA
- a CDS encoding TonB-dependent receptor, whose amino-acid sequence MFIESILLVSLINPVPSGENSTNVQMDAYPIYAQIQQPKDSTINKETIKTYELGQVTVSDHLEQMIKEESSNISFVRKDFLRKNRGNSLMKTMERLPGISTVGIGSGTSKPLIRGLGFNQVVVLTNGIKHEGQQWGADHGLELDQYNVDQVQIIKGPASISYGSDAIAGVIDIKDKPVPDRGSQGGSLILNAKSNTAWLGASANVYGRREKWFYDMRLSYASYGDFKVPADTVYVYDFGVALDQGKVRNTAGKEFDWSVKLGYLEGPLKNTLTAGRVYMKSGFFANAHGLEPRNVNEELHDSANRDILLPHQEVGHFKLIDQFSYRFEKHLIEADFGFQLNERKEWSQYVNHGFMPPNYPDELSYPSTLERSFDKKVFSMQLRDEWFLDQHQLQFGLSGEWQMNEIGGWGFLIPAYQKVSFGLYALDKFKINDEWQIQGALRYDHSRIAIEAYQDWFPSTEEQEEQPSNYLYRSQASTRTFNSQVWALGFNYAPGKFSFKGNIGTGFRVPIAKELGANGVNYHYYRYERGNAELSPERSYQLDLGGTLKEDQWLVTFSPFFNYFSNYIYLSPSAEYDYLYGAGNQVFNYTQSEVVRFGGELSVFHQINKSMNIELLGEYVYSEQVSGDKKGYTLPFSPPPSVLLNTTYKPLWTLGLGKPYLAVDYRLTAKQEQIVPPEKMTPGYRLVDLRFGAELNLFDSPLQLDFQVRNLFNTRYLNHTSFYRLIDLPEQGRSFNISFQLDI is encoded by the coding sequence ATGTTTATAGAAAGCATCTTATTAGTATCCTTGATAAATCCTGTTCCAAGTGGAGAGAATAGCACCAATGTACAGATGGACGCTTATCCAATCTATGCTCAAATTCAGCAGCCAAAAGATTCTACTATCAATAAAGAAACAATTAAGACCTATGAATTGGGCCAAGTGACAGTTTCTGATCATTTAGAGCAAATGATAAAAGAGGAATCCTCCAATATCTCTTTTGTCAGAAAGGATTTTCTCCGGAAAAATAGGGGAAATAGCCTAATGAAGACAATGGAAAGATTGCCAGGAATAAGTACGGTGGGAATAGGCTCAGGTACTTCCAAGCCATTGATAAGAGGATTGGGTTTTAATCAAGTTGTTGTGCTTACGAACGGTATCAAACATGAAGGACAGCAATGGGGGGCCGATCATGGATTGGAATTGGACCAATATAATGTTGATCAAGTGCAGATAATAAAAGGCCCTGCATCTATAAGTTATGGCTCAGATGCAATTGCTGGGGTGATAGATATAAAGGACAAACCTGTTCCAGACAGGGGAAGCCAAGGAGGGAGCCTTATTTTGAATGCCAAATCCAATACAGCTTGGCTTGGGGCTTCGGCTAATGTTTATGGACGAAGGGAAAAATGGTTTTATGATATGCGTCTCAGCTATGCTTCATACGGGGATTTTAAGGTGCCCGCTGATACCGTTTATGTTTATGACTTTGGGGTCGCCTTAGATCAGGGCAAGGTGCGGAATACTGCAGGAAAAGAATTTGATTGGTCCGTTAAGCTGGGATATTTGGAAGGCCCGTTGAAAAACACCCTGACCGCCGGAAGGGTATATATGAAATCAGGTTTTTTTGCCAATGCCCATGGATTAGAGCCGCGCAATGTCAATGAGGAACTACATGATAGCGCTAATAGGGACATACTTTTACCTCATCAGGAAGTGGGACATTTTAAGCTCATTGATCAGTTTTCCTATCGATTTGAAAAGCATCTCATAGAAGCTGATTTCGGCTTTCAGCTCAATGAAAGAAAGGAGTGGAGCCAATATGTCAACCATGGTTTTATGCCGCCTAATTACCCCGATGAATTGAGCTATCCCTCCACATTGGAGCGCTCATTTGACAAAAAAGTCTTTAGTATGCAGCTCAGAGATGAATGGTTTCTTGATCAGCATCAATTACAGTTTGGGCTAAGTGGAGAGTGGCAGATGAATGAAATCGGGGGTTGGGGATTTTTAATACCCGCTTATCAAAAAGTTAGTTTTGGACTTTATGCCTTAGACAAGTTCAAGATTAATGATGAGTGGCAAATACAAGGAGCTTTGCGATATGATCATAGCCGAATAGCCATTGAGGCATATCAGGATTGGTTTCCATCCACTGAAGAGCAGGAGGAGCAGCCTTCCAACTATTTGTACCGCTCTCAAGCCAGCACCAGAACATTCAATAGTCAGGTATGGGCACTGGGCTTTAATTATGCTCCTGGAAAGTTCAGTTTTAAGGGAAATATTGGTACGGGTTTTAGGGTGCCCATAGCCAAGGAATTGGGTGCAAATGGGGTGAATTATCACTATTATCGATATGAGAGAGGGAATGCTGAATTGTCTCCTGAACGATCTTATCAATTGGATTTGGGTGGAACATTAAAAGAAGATCAATGGCTGGTCACTTTCAGTCCATTTTTTAATTACTTCTCCAATTATATTTACCTCAGTCCATCTGCTGAATATGATTATCTATACGGGGCAGGCAATCAGGTGTTTAATTATACCCAGTCAGAAGTAGTCCGTTTTGGCGGCGAACTTTCTGTATTTCACCAAATCAATAAATCCATGAATATAGAGTTATTGGGGGAATATGTTTATAGCGAACAGGTTTCCGGGGATAAAAAGGGCTATACTTTGCCATTCTCACCACCGCCCTCAGTCCTGCTAAATACTACTTACAAACCATTATGGACCTTGGGTCTGGGAAAACCATATTTAGCCGTGGATTACCGGTTAACAGCTAAACAGGAACAGATTGTACCACCAGAGAAAATGACTCCTGGATACCGACTGGTGGATTTGAGGTTTGGGGCTGAACTTAATTTGTTCGATTCGCCCCTTCAATTAGATTTTCAAGTCAGAAACCTTTTCAATACCCGGTATTTGAACCATACCAGTTTCTATAGATTAATCGACCTTCCAGAACAAGGAAGAAGTTTTAATATTTCTTTTCAATTAGATATTTAA
- a CDS encoding TM2 domain-containing protein, translating to MANVLKHLPELEGMELGYIQGILKNMDDEQANLFAQVYRARRKDSQMVLILALLGFFGFAGLHRFILGQIGLGILYFFTVGLCFIGTIVDLVNYKSLAYEYNIKVAHETLSVMSNGLGQSFNQENVQKDKNEEA from the coding sequence ATGGCTAATGTATTAAAGCACCTTCCCGAATTGGAAGGAATGGAACTTGGTTATATCCAGGGGATCCTAAAAAACATGGATGATGAGCAAGCTAATCTTTTTGCCCAGGTGTATAGGGCCAGAAGAAAAGACAGCCAAATGGTATTGATTTTGGCATTGCTGGGTTTCTTCGGCTTTGCTGGTCTTCATCGTTTTATTTTGGGGCAAATCGGCCTTGGAATATTGTATTTCTTTACTGTGGGGCTCTGTTTTATTGGGACCATCGTGGACTTGGTGAATTATAAAAGCCTGGCATATGAGTACAATATTAAAGTGGCCCACGAAACCTTGTCTGTAATGAGTAACGGATTGGGACAATCATTTAATCAAGAGAACGTACAAAAGGATAAAAATGAGGAAGCATAA
- a CDS encoding DUF2752 domain-containing protein has translation MKSKVDHFRRFPVELLFWCSAIVAILTIDPYSQTHLSICPLDILGIDWCPGCGLGRSMKLFATGEFLASFEMHPLGGIAWLIIAFRISELVKLFKKTSNYG, from the coding sequence ATGAAAAGTAAAGTTGATCATTTCAGAAGATTTCCTGTAGAATTACTATTTTGGTGTTCGGCGATTGTGGCGATTTTGACAATTGATCCGTATTCCCAAACACATTTAAGTATTTGTCCACTGGATATTCTTGGGATTGATTGGTGCCCAGGTTGTGGATTAGGAAGGAGCATGAAACTCTTTGCTACAGGTGAATTTTTAGCATCTTTTGAAATGCATCCATTGGGTGGCATAGCTTGGTTAATCATTGCTTTTCGGATAAGTGAATTGGTGAAACTATTTAAAAAAACAAGTAATTATGGCTAA
- a CDS encoding M28 family peptidase, producing MKKNLLYSFLAGLAFMPTYTDARQNKIDQSIREKEAISHFRYLASDELKGRDAARSEIDIAARYIAEQFWKYDAQPIDGAENYFQEVPFRISSPPNEGSIIYRDETLTQGQELLVLDGKAIEGKYETVVAGYGLEGDLEGKDIEGKILVVRVGGPEQMGPSQLFAAGRKKLALAEEKGALALIEMYNLPTTPWSLLTNYLNKPQMTIAQGDPKEAGIPYIWAKDLNGSLIKSIDQSSGSEIDLNIKGKKNLSITGKNVIAKIEGTDPNLKDEYVMLSAHYDHIGVGKPDAEGDSIYNGARDNAVGTVAIINAAKYFAENPPKRSILLCAWTAEEKGLLGSAYYSENPMVPLDKVIYNLNIDNGGYNDTEIITVIGFGRTSADHLIKEAVDAYGLRVTADPSPEQGLYDRSDNVNFAKKGIPAPTFSLGFTAFDAEIMKYYHQAADEVDNFDLDYAMKYWKSYLLTAEKIANAPEQPKWMEGDKYEEAGKALYATEE from the coding sequence ATGAAGAAAAACCTACTTTATTCATTTTTGGCCGGATTGGCATTTATGCCTACTTATACTGATGCGCGGCAAAATAAAATCGACCAATCCATCAGGGAGAAAGAAGCGATCTCCCATTTCAGGTATTTAGCTTCAGATGAACTAAAAGGCCGGGATGCTGCTCGATCTGAAATAGATATTGCGGCGAGATATATTGCGGAGCAATTCTGGAAATATGATGCTCAGCCTATTGATGGAGCTGAAAACTATTTTCAAGAAGTTCCTTTCAGGATTTCCAGTCCTCCTAATGAAGGGTCTATTATATACAGAGATGAAACCTTGACCCAAGGTCAAGAGTTATTAGTTTTGGACGGTAAGGCTATTGAAGGGAAATATGAAACTGTCGTGGCTGGTTATGGATTAGAAGGAGATTTGGAAGGTAAAGATATAGAAGGTAAAATTTTGGTTGTCAGGGTGGGTGGGCCTGAGCAGATGGGCCCCTCACAGCTGTTTGCAGCAGGAAGAAAGAAACTGGCGCTGGCTGAAGAAAAAGGAGCACTGGCCTTGATAGAGATGTATAATCTACCCACTACTCCATGGAGCCTATTGACCAACTATCTGAACAAACCGCAAATGACCATTGCCCAAGGTGATCCAAAGGAAGCTGGAATTCCTTATATCTGGGCCAAAGATCTTAATGGTAGTTTGATTAAATCCATTGACCAATCCTCTGGTTCAGAAATTGATCTCAACATTAAAGGAAAGAAAAACCTATCCATAACAGGCAAAAATGTAATTGCGAAGATTGAAGGAACAGATCCAAACTTAAAAGATGAGTATGTCATGCTTTCCGCCCACTACGATCACATAGGTGTGGGTAAGCCAGACGCAGAAGGAGACAGTATTTATAATGGCGCTAGGGATAATGCTGTAGGAACTGTAGCCATCATCAATGCTGCTAAATATTTTGCTGAAAATCCACCTAAGCGCTCCATCCTACTTTGTGCCTGGACAGCCGAGGAAAAAGGACTATTGGGCTCTGCTTATTATTCTGAAAATCCAATGGTTCCTTTGGACAAAGTGATCTATAATTTAAATATTGATAATGGTGGTTATAATGACACCGAGATTATAACAGTCATTGGATTTGGAAGAACTTCTGCTGACCATTTGATCAAGGAAGCTGTAGATGCTTATGGATTGAGGGTAACTGCTGATCCATCACCTGAACAGGGCCTTTATGACAGATCAGACAATGTGAACTTTGCCAAAAAAGGTATCCCTGCTCCCACTTTCAGTTTAGGTTTCACGGCTTTTGATGCTGAAATCATGAAATACTATCATCAAGCAGCAGATGAAGTGGACAATTTCGATTTGGATTATGCCATGAAATATTGGAAATCCTATTTACTCACTGCAGAAAAGATTGCCAATGCTCCTGAGCAACCAAAATGGATGGAAGGTGATAAATATGAAGAGGCCGGAAAAGCTTTATATGCAACAGAAGAATAG
- the tnpA gene encoding IS200/IS605 family transposase, which produces MSQESKYIHKSHNVSVLLYHIVCSAKYRRVVFSKEVDKVLTSTCEQIELRYEIKFLEIGTDADHVHFLIQSVPTYSITKIVRTIKSLVSREVFKECPEVKKQLWGGEFWGKGYFVNTVGQHGTEEKIANYVKSQGLEKGYKKLKTNYQLKIFD; this is translated from the coding sequence ATGTCGCAAGAAAGTAAGTATATCCATAAGAGTCATAATGTATCAGTTTTGCTGTACCATATAGTTTGCTCAGCAAAATATAGACGAGTAGTGTTCAGTAAAGAGGTTGATAAAGTTCTGACATCGACGTGTGAACAGATAGAACTAAGATATGAGATTAAATTTCTGGAAATCGGTACAGATGCTGACCATGTACATTTTCTGATCCAATCGGTTCCAACGTATAGTATAACCAAAATAGTGAGAACGATAAAGAGTTTAGTGTCACGAGAGGTGTTTAAAGAATGCCCAGAGGTGAAAAAACAGCTCTGGGGAGGGGAGTTTTGGGGTAAGGGATATTTTGTCAATACGGTAGGCCAACATGGAACAGAGGAAAAGATCGCTAATTATGTAAAGAGTCAAGGGCTGGAAAAAGGATATAAAAAACTGAAGACCAATTATCAATTAAAAATATTCGATTGA
- a CDS encoding DUF4097 family beta strand repeat-containing protein gives MRKHKSGIFSFALLLCAVCLPGCGYSQMTVVSDIEESFSGIREVELYGGPLEISYEGKDGVSDVALSAYLETNRDNGVKITYEVEGDKLIVKWDQSNKTNSWGSFRHVGYISLTGPKNMQLEVSSGSGKAFVSDIVSDELTVTAGSGHVEVNDLKVGQVYLSVGSGHIEAGNIKGNIDCKVSSGHADINDILGNINAVASSGKLSIENVEGELSAVVSSGKIAMDNIAAVGSLTSSSGSISGDNIGLGAATNLKCSSGSINFSTKSNLKDYNFDLVASSGSLRVGDEKKGKSLKIDNNSNMTVKGAVSSGSISIH, from the coding sequence ATGAGGAAGCATAAATCGGGTATATTTTCTTTTGCACTGCTTTTATGCGCGGTATGTCTACCGGGGTGTGGATATTCCCAAATGACGGTGGTTTCCGATATTGAGGAATCATTTTCGGGCATAAGGGAGGTGGAGCTGTATGGTGGCCCTTTGGAAATTTCATATGAAGGGAAGGATGGTGTAAGTGATGTTGCCTTGAGTGCCTATTTGGAAACCAATAGGGACAACGGTGTAAAAATCACCTATGAGGTAGAAGGTGACAAGCTCATTGTCAAATGGGATCAAAGTAACAAAACCAATTCTTGGGGAAGCTTTAGGCATGTAGGTTATATCAGTCTGACTGGACCTAAAAACATGCAACTGGAAGTGTCCAGCGGTTCGGGAAAAGCCTTTGTTTCGGATATAGTGTCTGATGAATTAACAGTAACAGCAGGTTCTGGTCATGTTGAGGTAAATGACCTTAAAGTAGGCCAAGTTTACCTGAGTGTTGGTTCAGGACATATAGAAGCGGGAAATATCAAAGGAAATATTGATTGCAAGGTTTCTTCTGGACACGCTGATATAAATGACATTTTGGGAAATATCAATGCTGTGGCGAGTAGTGGCAAACTGAGTATTGAAAATGTTGAGGGAGAGCTAAGTGCAGTGGTGAGCTCTGGTAAGATCGCTATGGATAATATTGCGGCGGTAGGCAGTTTAACCAGTTCGTCCGGTTCCATAAGCGGGGATAATATCGGATTAGGAGCTGCCACTAACCTGAAATGTTCTTCTGGATCTATAAATTTTAGTACTAAAAGCAACCTAAAGGATTATAATTTTGACTTAGTGGCCAGTAGCGGAAGCCTTAGAGTAGGGGATGAAAAGAAAGGAAAAAGCCTGAAGATCGATAACAATTCAAATATGACCGTAAAAGGAGCTGTTAGCTCTGGAAGTATCTCCATTCATTAA
- a CDS encoding GlsB/YeaQ/YmgE family stress response membrane protein has translation MGYIIWWIIFGLIAGLLAKGIMPGKDPGGFIVTILIGIGGAFVGGFIGQALGFESAGGTGMGWGLVWAVIGALIILYIWKKIIGPNVSKK, from the coding sequence ATGGGGTATATCATATGGTGGATTATTTTCGGCCTGATAGCCGGTCTTTTAGCAAAAGGGATAATGCCTGGAAAAGATCCTGGAGGTTTTATTGTTACAATCTTGATTGGAATAGGAGGAGCCTTTGTAGGAGGTTTTATCGGTCAGGCTTTGGGTTTTGAGAGTGCCGGTGGAACTGGGATGGGCTGGGGCTTGGTTTGGGCGGTTATTGGAGCATTGATCATACTCTATATCTGGAAAAAAATTATTGGTCCAAATGTCTCTAAAAAATAG
- a CDS encoding Gfo/Idh/MocA family protein — MTKKINVAIVGTGFIGPAHLEALRRIPNIEVTALCEVNIELAKEKANLLGIPNAYLFDDMLKQDDIDVVHICTPNFLHYSQSKAALLAGKHVVCEKPLATKIEEAEELVALAKEKGLVNAVHFNLRYYPMVRQMKTMRENGELGDIYSIMGSYLQDWLFLKTDYNWRLEPDKSGDSRAIADIGSHLLDLTEYVTGLKVTEVMADFSTVHKTRLKPLKAIETYSGKMLQESDYAEVPIDTEDHATVMLRFDNGNKGSVTVSQVNAGRKNRLNIEIAGSKSNFEWCSEKPNEMWIGKRETANQQLMKDPSLFTQEAAGLISFPGGHNEGFPDTSKQMFKEVYAAVAEGKQPEAPSFPTFADGYRELLICERIIESNKKQAWVKI; from the coding sequence ATGACCAAGAAAATTAATGTGGCCATTGTGGGCACAGGATTTATCGGACCAGCCCATCTGGAGGCTTTGCGCAGAATTCCCAATATCGAAGTTACCGCATTATGTGAAGTCAATATTGAATTGGCAAAGGAAAAAGCCAACTTGCTAGGTATTCCAAATGCCTATCTTTTTGATGATATGTTGAAGCAAGATGATATTGATGTTGTTCATATCTGTACTCCTAACTTCTTGCACTATTCACAGTCAAAAGCTGCCTTATTAGCTGGAAAACATGTAGTTTGTGAAAAGCCATTGGCCACCAAAATCGAGGAAGCTGAAGAATTGGTAGCCCTGGCCAAAGAAAAAGGCCTTGTAAATGCAGTTCACTTCAACCTGCGCTATTATCCAATGGTGCGCCAAATGAAGACCATGAGAGAGAATGGTGAATTGGGCGATATTTATAGTATTATGGGTTCTTACTTGCAGGACTGGTTATTCTTGAAAACTGACTATAACTGGAGATTGGAGCCAGACAAATCCGGTGATTCCAGGGCTATAGCTGATATTGGTTCCCATTTATTGGACTTGACTGAGTATGTAACTGGACTAAAAGTTACCGAGGTAATGGCTGATTTCTCAACGGTACATAAAACCCGATTGAAGCCATTGAAAGCCATCGAAACCTATTCAGGTAAAATGCTTCAGGAATCAGACTATGCAGAAGTGCCTATTGACACTGAAGACCATGCAACTGTAATGCTAAGGTTTGACAATGGCAATAAAGGTTCTGTGACGGTAAGTCAAGTAAATGCCGGTAGAAAGAACAGATTGAATATTGAGATCGCAGGTTCCAAGTCCAATTTTGAGTGGTGCTCTGAGAAGCCCAATGAAATGTGGATCGGTAAGCGTGAAACTGCGAACCAACAATTGATGAAGGATCCTTCCTTATTTACCCAAGAGGCTGCTGGCTTGATCAGTTTCCCTGGAGGACATAATGAAGGCTTCCCTGATACCTCTAAGCAAATGTTCAAAGAAGTTTATGCAGCTGTTGCTGAAGGAAAGCAGCCTGAGGCACCAAGCTTCCCAACTTTTGCTGATGGATACAGAGAATTGTTGATTTGTGAGCGAATCATAGAAAGTAATAAAAAGCAGGCTTGGGTGAAAATCTAG
- a CDS encoding pseudouridine synthase: MELEILYQDDYYIAVNKPAGMMVHKSNIAMDDEPVYALQTLRDQIGIKVYPLHRIDRPTSGILWFAKSSEAVAPFQELFTNNEIKKYYLTIVRGYTKEKEALIDHPLKKKLKKELQEAQTEYLRLAEVEIPFASSPKHETSRYSLVRAYPLTGRMHQIRRHMAHERNYIIGDNTHGDNRQNRFFREHFQMHHMLLHAWQTEFIHPITKEVIRVTANPPDYFMKIVQSFGWENIIA, encoded by the coding sequence ATGGAACTGGAAATACTATACCAAGACGATTATTATATTGCTGTCAATAAACCAGCAGGTATGATGGTACATAAATCCAATATTGCCATGGATGATGAACCTGTATATGCTTTACAAACCCTTCGTGATCAAATAGGCATAAAAGTCTATCCGCTACATCGTATTGACCGGCCTACTTCGGGTATACTTTGGTTTGCCAAATCATCTGAGGCAGTCGCCCCATTCCAGGAACTCTTTACCAACAATGAAATCAAAAAATACTACCTCACCATTGTCAGAGGCTATACCAAGGAAAAAGAAGCGCTTATAGATCATCCATTAAAAAAGAAGTTAAAAAAAGAATTGCAAGAAGCCCAAACGGAATACCTCAGACTGGCAGAAGTTGAAATTCCTTTTGCGAGTTCCCCCAAACATGAAACTAGCCGCTATTCACTGGTAAGAGCCTACCCTCTCACCGGTAGAATGCATCAAATCCGGCGCCATATGGCCCATGAAAGGAATTATATTATCGGGGACAATACGCATGGCGATAATCGACAAAATAGATTTTTCAGGGAACATTTTCAAATGCACCATATGCTTCTGCATGCTTGGCAAACTGAATTTATCCACCCCATAACCAAAGAAGTCATTCGGGTGACTGCAAACCCTCCGGACTACTTTATGAAAATTGTTCAATCCTTTGGCTGGGAAAATATCATAGCGTAA